A stretch of the Conger conger chromosome 3, fConCon1.1, whole genome shotgun sequence genome encodes the following:
- the ubxn1 gene encoding UBX domain-containing protein 1 isoform X2 — protein sequence MAECTTLDSLLEMGFDRNRAEKALAHTGNQGIERAMDWLMEHEGDPDIDEPYVPPEGNVLGSTDSEHSPSEPGPGPGPDPGPDPGPDPDLTTEEGEMKQEGKRPMTEEEKQAQIKRLEELMKIKQEERRERERQEEVEREKQRRKQGQELLQVKQKMQDDEMKKLAEQRRREKMEDRMAKQRVREKIARDREERAQKFGGGSSAAVPSSPPAEAVPSSPPGSQGPPPAKKDYDECRIQVRLLDGSALTAVFKAQEPLAAVRVYVQMNGVEGQDFTLLSPYPRRVYTDLDMEKPLRELGLVPSAVLVVAKK from the exons GGAGAAGGCTCTGGCACACACTGGGAACCAGGGTATAGAGAGAGCCATGGATTG gCTAATGGAACATGAAGGTGACCCAGATATTGACGAGCCCTATGTGCCTCCAGAAGGAAATGTTCTCGGATCAACTGACAGCGAACATAGTCCATCTGAGCCAGGCCCGGGCCCAGGCCCGGACCCAGGCCCGGACCCAGGCCCAGACCCCGACCTCACCACAG AAGAGGGAGAAATGAAACAGGAGGGCAAGAGACCAATGACAGAGGAGGAAAAACAGGCACAGATTAAAAG GCTGGAAGAACTGATGAAGATaaagcaggaggagaggagagagagggagcgtcaggaggaggtagagagggagaagcAGAGGCGGAAGCAGGGCCAGGAGCTGCTACAGGTCAAGCAGAAGATGCAAGATGATGAAATGAAGAAGCTGGCAGAACAGCGCAGGAGGGAAAAGATGGAGGACAGGATGGCCAA GCAACGGGTTCGAGAGAAAATTGCacgggacagagaggagagagcgcaGAAG TTTGGAGGTGGCTCATCAGCGGCTGTTCCTTCCTCACCCCCAGCTGAAGCTgtcccctcttctcctcctggCAGTCAGGGACCCCCACCAGCGAAGAAGGACTACGATGAGTGCcgaatacag gtgcgCCTGCTGGATGGCTCAGCGCTGACGGCTGTGTTCAAGGCTCAGGAGCCGCTAGCCGCAGTGCGGGTGTACGTGCAGATGAACGGGGTGGAAGGACAGGACTTCACCCTGCTGTCGCCTTACCCACGTCGTGTCTACACCGACCTGGACATGGAAAAACCCCTGCGTGAACTGG gTCTGGTGCCATCTGCTGTCCTTGTTGTTGCCAAGAAATGA
- the ubxn1 gene encoding UBX domain-containing protein 1 isoform X1 → MAECTTLDSLLEMGFDRNRAEKALAHTGNQGIERAMDWLMEHEGDPDIDEPYVPPEGNVLGSTDSEHSPSEPGPGPGPDPGPDPGPDPDLTTAEEGEMKQEGKRPMTEEEKQAQIKRLEELMKIKQEERRERERQEEVEREKQRRKQGQELLQVKQKMQDDEMKKLAEQRRREKMEDRMAKQRVREKIARDREERAQKFGGGSSAAVPSSPPAEAVPSSPPGSQGPPPAKKDYDECRIQVRLLDGSALTAVFKAQEPLAAVRVYVQMNGVEGQDFTLLSPYPRRVYTDLDMEKPLRELGLVPSAVLVVAKK, encoded by the exons GGAGAAGGCTCTGGCACACACTGGGAACCAGGGTATAGAGAGAGCCATGGATTG gCTAATGGAACATGAAGGTGACCCAGATATTGACGAGCCCTATGTGCCTCCAGAAGGAAATGTTCTCGGATCAACTGACAGCGAACATAGTCCATCTGAGCCAGGCCCGGGCCCAGGCCCGGACCCAGGCCCGGACCCAGGCCCAGACCCCGACCTCACCACAG CAGAAGAGGGAGAAATGAAACAGGAGGGCAAGAGACCAATGACAGAGGAGGAAAAACAGGCACAGATTAAAAG GCTGGAAGAACTGATGAAGATaaagcaggaggagaggagagagagggagcgtcaggaggaggtagagagggagaagcAGAGGCGGAAGCAGGGCCAGGAGCTGCTACAGGTCAAGCAGAAGATGCAAGATGATGAAATGAAGAAGCTGGCAGAACAGCGCAGGAGGGAAAAGATGGAGGACAGGATGGCCAA GCAACGGGTTCGAGAGAAAATTGCacgggacagagaggagagagcgcaGAAG TTTGGAGGTGGCTCATCAGCGGCTGTTCCTTCCTCACCCCCAGCTGAAGCTgtcccctcttctcctcctggCAGTCAGGGACCCCCACCAGCGAAGAAGGACTACGATGAGTGCcgaatacag gtgcgCCTGCTGGATGGCTCAGCGCTGACGGCTGTGTTCAAGGCTCAGGAGCCGCTAGCCGCAGTGCGGGTGTACGTGCAGATGAACGGGGTGGAAGGACAGGACTTCACCCTGCTGTCGCCTTACCCACGTCGTGTCTACACCGACCTGGACATGGAAAAACCCCTGCGTGAACTGG gTCTGGTGCCATCTGCTGTCCTTGTTGTTGCCAAGAAATGA